The Pandoraea apista genomic interval TAACCCGCAACGGGGGCGCGGCGGCACATACCCAAGCCCGCACCGGCGCCTGCCCCGTTACCGCTCAGCCCATATGCAGGCCACCGTTCAGCGAGAAGTCCGCGCCCGTGGAGAAGCCCGAATCTTCCGATGCCAGCCATGCCACGATGGAGCCGATCTCGCCCGGCTCGCCGAGACGCTTGACGGGAATCGTCGCCACGATCTTGTCGAGCACGTCCTGACGGATCGAGCGCACCATGTCCGTGCCGATATAACCCGGCGACACAGTGTTGACCGTCACGCCCTTGGTCGCCACTTCCTGCGCCAGCGCCATGGTGAACCCGTGGATACCGGCCTTGGCCGTCGAGTAGTTCGTCTGACCGAACTGGCCTTTCTGCCCGTTGACCGACGAAATGTTGATGATGCGGCCCCAGCCGCGCTCGCACATTCCCTCGATCACCTGCTTGGTGACGTTGAACAGGCTGGTCAGGTTGGTGTCGATCACGGCGTCCCAATCCTCGCGAGTCATCTTGCGGAAGACGATATCGCGCGTAATGCCCGCGTTGTTCACCAACACGTCGACTTCGCCGACTTCGGCCTTCACTTTGTCAAACGCCGCCTTGGTGGAATCCCAATCGCCGACATTCCCTTCGGAGGCGATGAAATCGAAACCCAACGCCTTTTGATCTTCCAGCCACTTCACGCGGCGCGGCGAATTCGGGCCGCACCCTGCCACGACCCGGAAACCATCCTTGTACAGCCGCTGGCAAATGGACGTACCAATACCGCCCATCCCGCCTGTCACATATGCAATGCGTTGAGTCATGGAAAGCTTCCCCCTAAATAACGGCAAATCTGCCGCCTGTTGCGACTGCCAATTGACCGACGCGCAGGCCGCGCGTTCCCGCGCGCCCCTTTCGTCTCCTGACTACCCCGGCATGAACCCGTGCGCATTGCACGCACGGGCGACGCCGATTCGATTCTTTTCGACTGCGATTCGGTGACGGCGGCGCGTCAGACGCGCTCGACCGCCAGCGCCACGCCCATACCACCGCCAATACACAACGACGCCAGACCGCGACGGGCATCGCGACGCGCCATTTCATGCAGCAGCGTCACGAGAATACGGCAACCCGACGCGCCGATCGGGTGACCGATCGCAATCGCGCCACCGTTCACGTTGATCTTCGAGGTGTCCCAGCCCATCTGCTTGTTCACGGCCAGCGCCTGTGCGGCGAACGCTTCGTTGATTTCCATCAGGTCCAGATCGCTCGCCTTCCAGCCGGCACGGGCCAGACAACGTTGCGAGGCCGGCACCGGGCCAATACCCATCACCGACGGATCGACGCCCGCGTTCGCATACGCCACGATACGTGCGAGCGGCGTAAGACCCAGTTGCTCGGCACGCTTGGCGGA includes:
- a CDS encoding 3-ketoacyl-ACP reductase, with the translated sequence MTQRIAYVTGGMGGIGTSICQRLYKDGFRVVAGCGPNSPRRVKWLEDQKALGFDFIASEGNVGDWDSTKAAFDKVKAEVGEVDVLVNNAGITRDIVFRKMTREDWDAVIDTNLTSLFNVTKQVIEGMCERGWGRIINISSVNGQKGQFGQTNYSTAKAGIHGFTMALAQEVATKGVTVNTVSPGYIGTDMVRSIRQDVLDKIVATIPVKRLGEPGEIGSIVAWLASEDSGFSTGADFSLNGGLHMG